In the genome of Ziziphus jujuba cultivar Dongzao chromosome 10, ASM3175591v1, the window ACTATCGGTGATGAATTGGACATTCGATGATTCTCAgagttttatcttttttgttttatattcatCTAGCATTCTCAACATCTTTTCCACTGGATCTTGCAAAGAACTATTCGTAACTGTGCTTCTGCACCATATATCtttcgggttttttttttttttttttttttttttttttttccctctctctctctctctctctctctctctctctctctcttttattttttttggctcaaattTTAGCAGCTATGTTAGTTGACACAGATTGAACATTTGTGCATGCTTTTAATCTCTCTTCCTGattatatcctttttctccttttcttaATCATATGTTAACATATTAGTCTGTCATTTGATCCAGGGAGAATACCATTCTCTTACTTGGAAGATATTCATATGAGATTCATGAAAAATTATGGGAGAGTTGCCCATTATGCACCTGCTTATGCAATGAATGATGAATTTTCAAGGGTCTTGCATCAGcaaatggaatttttttctAGCAACCCAAGCGCAGATACTCTCAATCGTGTGAGAGGAGAAGTTTCTGAGGCAAGTGTCCTGTGgcttgttaatatttttttccatttcattATGTTTGCACCAATATCCTTTTCTATTTTGCTTCGTGAATGCACAATTTTGATAGTGATTGGTTTTCTCAGGGAAGGTTTGAATGCTTTGGCTTGCAAAAATTGCTTTTGATCATTTATGCTCTAGTAGCTTTTTAGCTTATCATCTGTATTTGCTTATTATGGAGCATTCCAGTCAAAAAATTTTCTGTCTCTGAGTTTAGCCCCTAAACTTGATACAACTCAGTTTTCTATCCAGCAATACTGTGCTTCCCTGTTTAAATTAATATCTAAAGTAATAATGATAACATTTGGGCTTTTGTTCATGTGCATTTTGAATCTTTTGCACAGATGCGAACCATAATGGTGGAGAACATAGAGAAAATATTGGAGAGGGGTGACCGGATTGAGCTTCTTGTTGATAAAACTGCAACAATGCAAGACGGTGCATTTCACTTCAGGAAACAGTCCAAACGTCTACGTCGAGCTCTTTGGATGAAAAATGCCAAGCTTTTGTTAGTAATTTCTGATCTACTGGGTTTTGGTTTTACTTTTACTACaacatttgattttgataaattattacaAGTTGATGTATATGGAATGTGGGAAAAAGATCAGTCATTACAAGCGGGGAGAGGGAAACAATgacaatcaaatatattaatttccatgataattctcaaatttttaaagtttatttcCTCTGTGGGTGTCAACTCATGGAATGCAGAATTGATAAACGAAGTCATTAGACCTCTTTTGCAGAgcatatatataagtttatcaTAGCTACTGCATTTTTTAGATGTTTAAAGTATTTTCATTTCGGTGCATAAAAAGTTTTGTGTAACTGAAACAGGGCCTTGCTCACGTGCCTGATTGTTCTGCTGCTGTACATAATTATTGCTGCTTGTTGTGGAGGCATTACACTACCTTCCTGCAGATCATGATTGGCTATTGTGGTGGTGTAAAATTATCTGCCAAACTATGCACCGTGACCTTTGAGGTGACCCCTGTCAGTCTATGCTGGTTGAATTCAGGTTGCTTGGTTGTTCCAATTTTGAGGTGTACATCGAAGTATAATATCTATACTTGTCCCCTGTTCCAAAAATATTGCTGTAGATTCTGCTGTTGTGTTTGTATTTTGAATGAATAACAAAAGTCTTTCTCTTCCAAAGTCTGATGAGTTGCCCTTACAGATATtagatttaatatttgtatcctTTGGAAACGAGGGGATGTTATGTTAGTATATTATAGTTTATGAAATCTCAGTTCAAGTTCCTTTGTGTTTTTCATGATTCAATCGAAATTTTACAACTTGTGTTTAATAGCAGCACTCAAGAGAAGATATATGACATTTCAACTAACTGAGAATATGACGGACCGATGAAGTCGATAAGAAATGTAGAAAATGCTTGAGATGGACATGTCCTGTATGTTAGGGAAACAGCAAGTGCTATCACTTTCTGTGGCAGAGAAATTTTGAAGTTTATCGTAGACTTATATGAAGCTTTGTCCATGAAGTGGGATTTGTTAGACTTGACGTATTTACCATTCAGACTCCAGAGTCAAAGCATCCTACAGTTTTGGGAGAATTGTTTtccttttgatttttccaaGGAAATATCCAGTGAAACTGTTTTTGGTCGTTGGGTATTATGAAACGGATGAAGAAATTTGTGCCACACATTTTCCAACCCAAGACCCCACACGCCTAAAACTAGAGCTGTATATACGAAAGTTTTTCAGAATATTCAATTACCGCAATTTAGTATACATCTGGATCTCTCTGTCTtgattcatatatatagatatcccACCGGCTTTTCTGCGACTGCAAGACTCTTCATGAGCCATGAAGCAGCTTTATATGTACCTTGGCGTGATCATTTTTCTCTGTTCTTTGCATGCTATAACTGTTAATGCTCTAGGAAACGTTACTGATCGATTGGCTTTGCTCAAATTGAAAGAATGTATAGCGGACGACCCACATGGAATCTTGATGAGCACCTGGAACGACTCCATTCACTTCTGCGACTGGCCTGGAATTACATGCAGCCGCCGACATGGGAGAGTGACAGCCTTAAATCTACGAGCCTATGATCTGAGGGGATCTATATCACCTTTCATTTCCAATCTCACCTTTCTTAGGTTCATTCACCTCGGAAACAACGGCTACTTTGGAGAAATCCCACTGGAAGTTGGAAATTTGAAACGACTACAACATCTCAATCTCACCAACAACATGTCGAGTGGCAAAATTCCAGTTAGCTTGGTTAATTGCTCTGAACTCAGAAGCGTTGACCTCGCAAAGAACAGACTCATAGGCATTATTCCATTGGAGTTTGGCTCTTTGACCAAGCTTGAAACTCTTAGGATTAGTGTAAACAATTTGACAGGAGACATCCCAGCTTCTCTGGGAAATCTTTCGTCCACATCCTTCAAAACTTTTTCAGCTGCGTATAATAATCTGATGGGAAATATCCCAGATGAGATAGGCCGTTTgaaaatttgttcttttttgcaGCACCGAGCAATAAACTTTCCGGTATGATCCCTCCTTCCTTATACAACCTATCATCTATTGGTATTATCTCAATTgctgttaacaaaattaatggAAGTCTTCCAGCCAACATAGGCTTCAGTCTCCCAAATCTCCAAACGCTAGAAATTTCTGATAATTACTTCTCTGGACCAATTCCTCCATCATTATGTAATGCTTCTCAGCTGCAAGCTATTGATATCGGCTTCAATAACTTTGTGGGTCAAGTTCCAATGAACATGGGAAATCTACAAGATCTGGTGTGGCTAAATTTTGGTCAAAATCGTTTGGGAAGTAACTCATCAAACGACTTGGCTTTTTTAACATCATTGGAAAACTGTAGCAAGCTGGATACATTAGGTATTGGCTCAAACAATTTTGGAGGGGTGTTACCTGACTCTATGGGAAATTTTTCAACCCAGCTCAGCCATTTTAATATTGAAGGAAATTATATATGTGGGAGTATACCAGCATCAATGGAAAATCTTGTCAACTTATATGCCTTGTCCCTAATGGAAAACCTTCTTACAGGTTCCATTCCACAAAGCTTAGGAAAGTTACGGCATTTGCAAATATTGAATTTAGCCAAGAACAGATTGTCAGGAGAAATCCCATCCTCCTTGGGTAATCTGACTAAGCTGTTCAAATTTTCCATATCCTACAACGGATTACAAGGAACCATTC includes:
- the LOC107410009 gene encoding vesicle-associated membrane protein 714, with translation MAILYAVVARGTVVLSEFSAVTGNTGAVARRILEKLPAHDDSRLCFSQDRFIFHILRSDGLTFLCMANDTFGRRIPFSYLEDIHMRFMKNYGRVAHYAPAYAMNDEFSRVLHQQMEFFSSNPSADTLNRVRGEVSEMRTIMVENIEKILERGDRIELLVDKTATMQDGAFHFRKQSKRLRRALWMKNAKLLALLTCLIVLLLYIIIAACCGGITLPSCRS
- the LOC107409998 gene encoding LRR receptor-like serine/threonine-protein kinase EFR, whose amino-acid sequence is MKQLYMYLGVIIFLCSLHAITVNALGNVTDRLALLKLKECIADDPHGILMSTWNDSIHFCDWPGITCSRRHGRVTALNLRAYDLRGSISPFISNLTFLRFIHLGNNGYFGEIPLEVGNLKRLQHLNLTNNMSSGKIPVSLVNCSELRSVDLAKNRLIGIIPLEFGSLTKLETLRISVNNLTGDIPASLGNLSSTSFKTFSAAYNNLMGNIPDEIGRLKICSFLQHRAINFPV